The proteins below are encoded in one region of Winogradskyella helgolandensis:
- a CDS encoding sensor histidine kinase: protein MKLIPSYKYWIINFFGWILFALFMLTIDKITYGGGDSPNRMYYLLSEGVLCGILGFTLSFIILYFIENYFNIGDYSKRDVYKLIAVVVVTQVIYHSLLWPMLNIPANYFLNKSVDLTLLQKLTNVPHFLAYFIVWLFVVLTLKLVYYINTIKVKQLQLEANLKESQLNTLKGQINPHFMFNSLNNIRGLMLEDADVARNMLTNLSETLRYSLTKSELNSISLEDELEMVENYVEISKIQFEDRLQFETEIDQKSLNLQIPPMIIQMLIENSLKHGISNLKRGGKVSLSTLVTNNLLQIKVANSGTLQQSKNSTQLGVKNIKKRLELLYGQNATFTLIEIENEVVATIKIPIV, encoded by the coding sequence ATGAAGCTTATCCCGAGTTATAAATATTGGATCATCAACTTTTTTGGATGGATTCTATTCGCATTGTTTATGCTAACCATAGACAAGATTACCTATGGAGGTGGTGACTCGCCTAATAGAATGTATTATCTTTTATCTGAAGGTGTCCTATGTGGCATATTAGGTTTTACTCTGTCTTTTATTATTCTATATTTTATCGAAAATTATTTTAATATCGGTGATTATTCTAAACGTGATGTTTATAAACTAATAGCTGTAGTGGTGGTAACTCAGGTAATTTATCACAGTTTACTTTGGCCAATGTTAAATATTCCTGCCAATTATTTTTTGAATAAGAGTGTTGACCTAACCTTACTGCAAAAGTTAACTAATGTGCCTCATTTTTTAGCCTATTTTATAGTATGGTTGTTTGTGGTATTAACACTTAAATTAGTGTATTACATTAATACCATTAAAGTAAAACAATTGCAATTAGAAGCTAACTTAAAAGAGTCGCAGCTCAATACATTGAAAGGGCAAATCAATCCACATTTTATGTTCAATAGTTTAAACAATATTCGTGGTTTAATGCTGGAAGATGCTGATGTAGCAAGAAATATGTTGACCAATTTATCTGAAACGTTGCGTTATTCACTAACTAAAAGTGAGTTGAATTCTATTTCATTAGAAGATGAATTAGAAATGGTTGAAAACTATGTAGAAATTTCAAAAATTCAATTTGAGGACCGTCTTCAATTTGAAACAGAAATTGATCAGAAATCTTTGAATTTACAAATTCCACCAATGATTATTCAAATGCTAATTGAAAACTCATTAAAACATGGTATTTCAAATTTAAAAAGAGGAGGGAAAGTAAGTTTGTCAACACTTGTTACTAATAACCTATTACAAATTAAAGTTGCCAATTCAGGAACATTACAACAAAGTAAAAATTCGACGCAGTTAGGGGTGAAGAATATTAAGAAACGATTAGAATTACTTTACGGTCAAAATGCAACGTTTACTTTGATAGAAATTGAAAATGAGGTGGTGGCCACTATTAAAATACCTATCGTATGA
- a CDS encoding alpha-2-macroglobulin family protein — protein sequence MKNYISILMIICFASFSNAQNDFEDQWKEVTKLENEGLTKSASDVVETIYKNATKAKNTEQRIKALLHISKYLLILEEEAQLTIVNRFKTEIKTSSDLVTKHLLENMLATMYWQYFQQSRYQFYNRTKTSEKVSDDFRTWDLETIFNEIHTYYQRSLEDGSLLQQESLSNYTILLKEQENSKDFRPTLYDLLSHNALEFYKTDENSITQPSYKFTIENPDLIADSDIFTTIDLTSKDTLSLQRNALKIYQNLLKFHHTDLATKAFVAIDIERLNFVAQHGTYPDKDNLHINTLQSKSNKLKASSLSTLYDHEIAKMYEKQGNSFNSKLNDNELNTINRWKLKEATTICNAAISRFPNSIGAQKCDVLIRQIHKPNLQLQTEEFIGINSPSKILVTYKNLENLNFEFYKVSQKQLEHFNGIYRDDHKAAFFKKLNPVEIFSSELKTEGDYQNHSTEIVLPNLANGLYIIKANTNSEHNVFATAHIQVTDMALIESFENDVQMYQVINRHHGQPITNAKVELTYSNNNNKQFTRTYTSDRFGKFEFQKDKTYYNDVEIKISSKNDIGYFGDYYIYQTYNQNTDKDTRYKNFLFTDRSIYRPGQTVYFKGIATKSKDGKTTVSENAVAKLRLKNVNGEVISELSLVTNEFGSVHGEFILPNDGLTGNFNIDMFSETYGYTNFSVEEYKRPKFKSDFQPVTETYKVNDSITVNGTAIAFASSNITDAKVVYRVKRHINFPSWFYWRRPYFNMEAQEITFGETKTNAKGEFEITFKALPDDSVSKDNLPVFNYEITADVTDINGETRSTSTNVYIGYHALTLHIDAPQIIDKTQKEIEFSLASLNLNGQFAPAKGELKIYKLKAPDRVLRTRPWQAPDHQMLSKDEFKNLFPHEAYDNEGQLINWTKGDEVFSTEFDTEKEKTIILKRLHKWDSGQYIIVAESKDKFGQTVTDQIFTSLFSDSDKTIADNQLYKAQLDKDSYDINSMAKLTLGSAAENITVTVEIEKDNKIIMTQLVALNNSKKTITIPVLASDLGGFAIHTSFAAFNAFTSQSFTVNVPYPKTDLEIETTTFRDKLQPGQDETWSFKIKGPKGDKVSAELLASMYDASLDEFRAHNWNFSPINTPFYYGDINKNSRQSFGTTSFRLINRFENVLGFYTQNYDQLNWFGFYFGHNYREKKFRSTAMFTTAPETDMMISDSAELEEVVVVGYGTETKEAYTGSAIKIENDEKWNTRNSDSVYNNAQGRFTKAEDLNTGNIQIRTNLNETAFFFPQLQTDAEGNVSFNFNAPEALTKWKLQLLAHTKTLESAISRLETVTQKELMVLPNAPRFLREGDDITISTKIANLTEKELSGMAQLILTDAVTGKSIDSELSNSSNTSPFVVDAKGNTQVSWQLKIPQDLQAVQYKIIAKAGDFSDGEQNALPVLRNRMLVTETLPMWIRSNETKTFTLDKLKDNTSTTLTNHKLTLEMTSNPAWYAVQALPYLMEYPYDCNEQTFSRYYANALAQHIVKSNTRIEAVFNQWKSTDALLSNLEKNQELKSLLIQETPWLRDAESETEQKKRIALLFDLNKMTNELQSAVRKLKTNQHASGAWPWFNGGRDNRFITQHIIAGFGHLKQLSVSSSAVEDVMIKKAIAYLDAEFIQEYKDIRKYNKDADLSKDHLSHTQLHYLYTRSFYPDNTPSKEVQNIMDYYQGQIQKYWLSRSLYAKGLMALTMQRTGDAKTAGKIVKSLKENSITSEELGMYWKTNTNSWHWYQAPVETQALMVEVFSEVGTSIQSEEKNLKDIDNLKIWLLKNKQTNRWKTTKATTEAVYALLLQGSDWLSVTDQVEVKVGNETISPSTLDNVKVEAGTGYYKTSWSGSEISSEQADVTLTKKGEGIAWGALYWQYFEDLDKITSAETPLKLSKKLFLKSNTDKGEEITEITSNTTLKVGDLIRVRIELRTDRTMEFVHLKDMRAAGLEPINVLSEYKWQDGLGYYESTKDAATNFFMDYLPKGVYVFEYDLRVNNAGDMSNGISTIQSMYAPEFSSHSEGVRITVD from the coding sequence ATGAAAAACTATATCTCTATACTCATGATTATCTGCTTCGCTTCTTTTTCTAATGCTCAAAATGATTTTGAAGACCAGTGGAAAGAAGTCACCAAACTCGAAAACGAAGGCCTTACAAAAAGTGCTTCGGATGTCGTCGAAACCATTTACAAAAATGCGACTAAAGCTAAAAACACAGAGCAACGCATCAAAGCCTTATTACATATTAGCAAGTATTTACTGATTCTTGAAGAAGAGGCACAACTCACTATTGTAAATCGATTTAAAACTGAAATTAAAACCTCTTCAGACCTAGTAACCAAACACCTTTTAGAGAATATGTTGGCAACGATGTACTGGCAATATTTTCAACAAAGTCGTTATCAATTTTATAACCGAACTAAGACTTCAGAAAAAGTAAGTGACGATTTTAGAACTTGGGATTTAGAGACTATTTTTAATGAAATTCACACCTATTATCAACGTTCTCTTGAAGATGGCTCTTTACTGCAGCAAGAATCATTGAGTAACTATACAATACTTTTAAAAGAACAAGAAAACTCAAAAGACTTTCGTCCTACATTGTATGACTTACTAAGTCATAATGCTTTAGAATTTTATAAGACAGACGAAAACAGCATCACACAACCCTCTTATAAATTTACCATTGAGAATCCTGATTTAATTGCAGATAGTGACATTTTTACCACGATAGACTTAACATCAAAAGACACGTTGTCATTGCAGCGAAATGCTTTAAAGATCTATCAAAATTTATTGAAATTTCATCACACAGACCTAGCTACAAAAGCTTTTGTAGCTATTGATATTGAACGCTTAAATTTTGTAGCACAACATGGCACATATCCAGATAAAGATAATCTTCATATTAATACATTACAGTCAAAATCAAACAAATTAAAAGCTTCTAGTTTATCTACTTTATATGATCATGAAATTGCTAAGATGTATGAAAAACAAGGTAATTCATTCAACAGCAAACTTAACGATAACGAGCTTAACACTATAAATCGCTGGAAATTAAAAGAAGCGACAACCATATGCAATGCTGCAATTTCTAGATTTCCAAATAGCATTGGAGCTCAAAAATGTGACGTTTTAATTAGGCAAATTCACAAGCCCAATTTACAGCTTCAAACTGAAGAATTTATTGGAATTAATTCTCCTTCAAAAATATTAGTCACTTATAAAAATTTAGAAAACTTAAATTTTGAATTTTATAAAGTTTCACAAAAACAATTAGAACATTTTAATGGTATTTATAGAGATGATCATAAAGCCGCATTTTTTAAAAAACTGAATCCGGTTGAAATATTTTCAAGTGAATTAAAAACCGAAGGCGATTACCAGAATCACAGCACTGAAATTGTATTACCAAATTTAGCCAATGGCTTATACATCATTAAAGCGAATACCAATTCTGAACATAACGTTTTTGCCACAGCACACATTCAGGTTACAGATATGGCATTAATTGAAAGTTTTGAAAATGATGTGCAGATGTATCAGGTCATCAACAGACATCATGGTCAACCGATCACAAACGCCAAAGTAGAATTAACCTATTCCAATAACAATAATAAACAGTTTACTAGAACTTATACAAGCGATCGTTTTGGAAAATTCGAGTTTCAAAAAGACAAAACCTATTACAATGACGTTGAAATAAAAATCAGTTCTAAAAACGACATTGGGTATTTTGGGGACTATTACATCTACCAAACTTACAACCAAAATACAGACAAAGACACCCGGTACAAAAACTTTCTATTTACAGATCGGAGCATTTACAGACCAGGACAGACTGTCTATTTTAAAGGCATTGCCACCAAATCTAAAGACGGAAAAACAACCGTTTCTGAGAATGCAGTTGCTAAACTGCGGTTAAAAAATGTTAATGGTGAAGTTATTAGTGAACTATCATTAGTAACTAATGAATTTGGTTCTGTACATGGCGAATTTATCTTACCAAACGATGGTTTAACTGGTAATTTCAACATTGATATGTTTTCTGAAACTTATGGTTATACCAATTTTTCGGTTGAAGAATACAAGCGACCAAAATTTAAATCCGATTTTCAACCCGTTACAGAAACCTATAAAGTGAACGACAGCATAACTGTAAACGGAACGGCAATCGCTTTTGCTAGCAGTAATATTACAGATGCAAAAGTGGTATATCGTGTAAAAAGACATATTAATTTTCCAAGTTGGTTTTATTGGAGACGCCCCTATTTTAATATGGAAGCCCAAGAAATCACCTTTGGAGAGACTAAAACCAATGCTAAAGGAGAATTTGAAATTACGTTTAAAGCGCTTCCAGACGACAGTGTATCAAAGGACAACCTTCCCGTTTTTAATTATGAAATTACAGCAGACGTTACCGATATTAATGGAGAAACACGGTCGACATCGACCAATGTATATATAGGCTATCATGCCCTGACACTTCATATTGATGCTCCTCAGATTATTGATAAAACACAAAAAGAGATAGAATTCAGTTTAGCTTCGTTAAACCTTAATGGGCAATTTGCACCTGCTAAAGGAGAATTAAAAATCTATAAATTAAAGGCACCAGACCGCGTTTTAAGAACCAGACCTTGGCAAGCACCAGATCACCAAATGCTTTCTAAAGATGAATTTAAAAATCTATTTCCACATGAAGCCTATGATAACGAAGGTCAACTAATCAATTGGACAAAAGGTGACGAAGTTTTTAGCACCGAATTTGATACTGAAAAAGAAAAAACAATCATCCTAAAGCGTCTTCACAAATGGGATTCTGGTCAGTACATTATTGTTGCAGAAAGCAAAGATAAGTTTGGACAAACAGTAACCGACCAGATTTTTACATCACTTTTTAGTGATAGCGATAAAACCATTGCTGATAACCAATTATATAAAGCGCAATTAGATAAAGACAGTTATGACATTAATTCCATGGCAAAATTAACTTTAGGTTCTGCTGCAGAAAACATAACGGTGACTGTTGAAATTGAAAAAGATAACAAGATTATAATGACGCAATTAGTTGCGCTTAATAATTCTAAAAAAACAATTACAATTCCCGTTTTAGCAAGTGATTTAGGTGGTTTTGCAATTCATACATCATTTGCCGCTTTCAATGCGTTTACATCTCAAAGTTTTACAGTGAATGTTCCTTATCCTAAGACGGATTTAGAAATTGAAACCACCACCTTCCGAGACAAATTACAGCCAGGACAAGATGAAACTTGGAGTTTTAAAATAAAAGGGCCTAAAGGAGATAAAGTCTCAGCGGAATTATTGGCTAGTATGTATGATGCATCTTTAGATGAGTTTAGAGCGCATAACTGGAATTTTAGTCCGATAAACACCCCGTTTTATTATGGAGATATCAATAAAAACTCTAGACAAAGTTTTGGGACGACTAGTTTTAGATTGATTAATCGTTTTGAAAATGTTTTAGGGTTTTATACTCAAAACTATGATCAATTGAATTGGTTTGGATTTTATTTTGGGCATAATTATAGAGAGAAAAAGTTTAGAAGCACAGCGATGTTTACCACTGCTCCCGAAACAGACATGATGATTTCTGATTCTGCAGAGTTAGAAGAAGTTGTCGTTGTTGGTTATGGGACAGAAACCAAAGAAGCTTATACGGGTTCTGCAATAAAAATTGAAAATGATGAAAAATGGAATACAAGAAATTCTGATTCTGTATATAACAATGCTCAAGGGCGTTTCACAAAAGCTGAAGACTTAAACACAGGTAACATCCAAATAAGAACAAACCTCAACGAAACCGCCTTCTTCTTCCCACAATTACAAACCGATGCGGAAGGCAACGTCAGTTTTAACTTTAATGCACCCGAAGCCTTAACCAAATGGAAATTGCAATTATTAGCGCACACAAAAACTTTAGAAAGTGCCATAAGCCGATTAGAAACTGTGACGCAAAAAGAATTAATGGTTCTACCAAATGCACCACGTTTTTTGAGGGAAGGCGATGACATTACCATTAGCACTAAAATTGCTAATCTTACAGAAAAAGAATTATCTGGAATGGCTCAGTTGATATTAACTGATGCTGTAACCGGTAAGTCCATTGATTCAGAACTTTCAAATTCTAGTAACACCTCTCCTTTTGTAGTTGATGCCAAAGGCAATACACAAGTCTCATGGCAATTAAAAATCCCTCAAGATTTACAAGCTGTACAATATAAAATCATTGCAAAAGCTGGTGACTTTAGCGATGGTGAACAAAACGCTTTACCTGTTTTACGCAATAGAATGCTAGTAACAGAAACGCTTCCGATGTGGATTCGTTCTAACGAAACTAAAACATTCACCTTGGATAAGTTGAAAGATAATACCTCGACAACGCTTACCAATCATAAGTTAACTTTAGAGATGACGTCTAATCCGGCTTGGTATGCGGTACAAGCTTTACCTTATTTAATGGAATATCCTTATGATTGTAACGAGCAAACATTTTCACGTTATTATGCAAATGCTTTGGCACAACATATTGTAAAATCGAATACAAGAATTGAAGCCGTTTTCAATCAATGGAAATCGACTGACGCTTTATTGTCTAACTTAGAGAAAAATCAAGAATTAAAATCCTTACTAATTCAAGAAACACCTTGGTTGCGTGATGCAGAATCTGAAACCGAGCAGAAAAAACGTATTGCCTTATTATTCGACTTGAATAAAATGACCAATGAATTGCAATCGGCTGTCCGTAAACTAAAGACTAATCAGCACGCTTCTGGTGCTTGGCCTTGGTTTAATGGTGGTCGAGATAATCGATTTATTACCCAACATATTATTGCTGGTTTTGGGCATTTAAAACAGCTATCTGTCTCTTCGAGCGCAGTAGAAGACGTAATGATAAAAAAAGCTATCGCTTATTTGGACGCTGAATTTATTCAAGAATACAAAGACATTAGAAAGTACAACAAAGATGCCGATTTAAGTAAAGATCACTTATCACACACGCAATTGCACTATTTATATACCAGAAGTTTTTATCCTGACAATACACCTTCAAAAGAGGTTCAAAACATAATGGATTATTACCAAGGTCAGATTCAGAAATATTGGTTATCGCGTTCCTTATATGCTAAAGGCTTAATGGCATTAACTATGCAGAGAACAGGTGATGCAAAAACAGCTGGTAAAATTGTAAAGTCCTTAAAAGAAAACAGCATCACATCTGAAGAATTAGGTATGTATTGGAAAACCAATACCAACTCGTGGCATTGGTACCAAGCACCAGTTGAAACTCAAGCCTTAATGGTGGAAGTATTTTCTGAAGTTGGTACGAGTATACAAAGCGAAGAAAAGAATCTTAAAGACATAGACAACCTCAAAATCTGGTTACTTAAAAACAAGCAAACCAACCGCTGGAAAACCACTAAAGCGACGACAGAAGCTGTATATGCTTTACTGCTTCAAGGCAGCGATTGGTTGAGCGTTACAGATCAGGTAGAGGTCAAAGTTGGAAACGAAACGATTTCACCTTCAACATTAGACAACGTAAAAGTAGAGGCTGGTACGGGTTATTACAAAACCTCATGGAGTGGTTCGGAAATCTCATCAGAACAAGCCGATGTAACGCTTACAAAGAAAGGAGAAGGCATTGCTTGGGGTGCGTTGTATTGGCAATACTTTGAGGATTTAGATAAAATAACCTCAGCTGAAACTCCTTTAAAACTAAGTAAAAAGCTATTCTTAAAATCGAATACAGACAAAGGGGAAGAAATCACTGAAATCACTTCAAATACAACATTAAAAGTTGGTGATTTAATACGCGTTAGAATTGAATTAAGAACCGATCGAACTATGGAATTTGTGCACCTTAAAGATATGCGTGCCGCTGGTTTGGAACCTATAAACGTTCTGTCTGAATACAAATGGCAAGATGGTTTAGGCTATTATGAAAGCACGAAAGATGCTGCCACCAATTTCTTTATGGACTATTTACCAAAAGGAGTTTATGTGTTTGAATATGATTTACGTGTTAATAATGCTGGTGATATGAGTAATGGCATTAGTACTATTCAATCGATGTATGCACCAGAATTTAGCAGTCATAGTGAAGGTGTACGAATTACAGTGGACTAA
- a CDS encoding S9 family peptidase yields MKKTKSNLVLSIIALVFSISTFAQDILGSWKGVLNVQGQELPLLFNIKNDNGVLSSTMDSPSQGATGIPMDKTSFEANKLTIAFTQGGIQYVGVLEKETINGTFFQGGMELPLNLTKTVKTKPGDVSLPSSKEALDKLAAFDNASYKYSAEDYFADPTKSSFQFSPKGNYFSFREKDENGKNHVYVKDTKTEKVTLAIEEGEELIRGYGWANDNRLIYIKDNGGNENYQLFAANIDGSNPKALTPFDDVKVNFSNLLEDQPDHVIIMMNKDNKQIFEPYKLNIVTGDMEKLFENKDASSPIAGYEFDKDGELRGYTKQQNGVEYVLYYRTGLEQPFNEIVTTNWKDSFSLVAFNYNTPYKHDAYVLTNLESDTSELVLYDLAKKQIIEKIYSNDTFDVGGLSRSKKRNYEVDYYYYTGEKTHVVPVSRYYKKLDKKFKKEFGDKVYSIVDKTDDEDKYLIILQTDKLYGTYYTYDVKKDEFTKILDLMPQLHEEDMAEMRSINFTTRDGLKVYGYITIPNNIKKGERVPLIVNPHGGPYGVRDYWGFNPETQLFASRGYATLQVNYRGSGGYGKDFFLAGNKQIGRKMLNDLEDAVAYAKTLDFIDNEKVAIYGASYGGLATLGSLVKTPDLYTCGIDYVGVSNLFTFFESFPEYWKPYMAQFNEQWYNSEDEADQKIMTAVSPALHVDKITKPLFVIQGANDPRVNIDESDQVVKSMRARNIEVPYMVKYDEGHGFSHEENKVELYKAMLGFFAQHLK; encoded by the coding sequence ATGAAAAAAACAAAATCAAATTTAGTTCTAAGCATCATCGCTTTAGTATTTTCAATAAGCACTTTTGCCCAAGATATTTTAGGATCTTGGAAAGGTGTTTTAAATGTTCAAGGGCAAGAATTACCGTTACTATTTAATATTAAAAATGACAACGGTGTTTTGTCTTCCACTATGGATAGCCCAAGTCAAGGCGCAACAGGCATCCCTATGGACAAAACTAGTTTCGAAGCCAATAAATTAACTATTGCGTTTACCCAAGGAGGCATCCAATATGTTGGTGTTTTAGAAAAAGAAACCATAAATGGTACGTTTTTTCAAGGCGGAATGGAATTACCATTAAACCTAACTAAAACAGTTAAAACAAAACCAGGTGATGTGTCGTTGCCTTCATCAAAAGAAGCATTAGATAAATTAGCTGCTTTTGATAATGCGTCTTATAAATATTCTGCTGAAGATTATTTTGCCGATCCCACCAAAAGTTCATTTCAGTTTTCACCTAAAGGCAACTATTTTTCATTTAGAGAGAAGGATGAAAATGGTAAAAACCATGTTTATGTAAAAGATACTAAAACAGAAAAGGTAACCCTAGCCATAGAAGAAGGTGAAGAATTAATTAGGGGTTACGGCTGGGCAAACGATAATAGGTTGATATACATAAAAGATAATGGTGGTAATGAAAACTATCAGCTTTTTGCAGCCAATATAGACGGAAGTAATCCAAAAGCATTAACTCCTTTTGACGACGTAAAAGTTAATTTTTCTAATCTTTTAGAAGATCAACCAGATCACGTTATTATAATGATGAACAAGGATAACAAACAAATATTTGAGCCTTATAAATTAAATATTGTAACAGGAGATATGGAAAAGTTGTTTGAGAACAAAGACGCTTCTTCTCCAATAGCAGGTTATGAGTTTGATAAAGATGGAGAACTTAGAGGATACACAAAACAACAGAATGGTGTAGAATATGTATTGTATTACAGAACAGGTTTAGAGCAACCATTTAATGAAATAGTAACTACAAATTGGAAAGATTCATTTTCATTAGTAGCATTTAATTACAATACACCATACAAACATGATGCTTATGTATTAACTAATTTAGAGAGTGATACTAGCGAGTTGGTGCTTTACGATTTAGCAAAAAAGCAAATTATAGAAAAGATTTATAGCAACGACACCTTTGATGTTGGTGGCTTAAGCAGATCTAAAAAGCGAAATTATGAGGTTGATTATTACTACTATACAGGTGAGAAGACACACGTAGTTCCAGTGAGTAGATACTATAAAAAGCTAGACAAAAAGTTTAAAAAGGAATTTGGAGATAAAGTGTATTCTATTGTTGACAAAACAGATGATGAAGATAAATACTTAATCATTTTACAAACAGACAAGCTCTATGGAACGTATTATACGTATGATGTAAAAAAAGATGAGTTTACTAAGATATTAGATTTAATGCCTCAGTTACATGAAGAGGATATGGCAGAGATGAGATCTATAAACTTCACAACTAGAGATGGGTTAAAAGTTTACGGTTATATCACAATCCCGAATAATATTAAAAAAGGAGAACGTGTGCCGTTAATAGTTAATCCACATGGAGGACCTTATGGAGTGAGAGATTATTGGGGTTTTAATCCAGAAACACAATTGTTTGCAAGTAGAGGGTATGCAACTTTACAAGTTAATTATAGAGGTTCAGGAGGTTACGGAAAAGATTTCTTTTTGGCAGGAAATAAGCAAATAGGCCGAAAAATGCTTAATGATTTAGAAGATGCTGTAGCATATGCTAAAACTTTAGATTTTATCGATAATGAAAAGGTAGCTATTTATGGAGCTAGTTACGGAGGTTTAGCCACTTTAGGCAGTTTGGTTAAAACACCAGATTTATATACTTGTGGTATTGATTATGTTGGTGTCAGTAACTTATTTACATTCTTTGAGTCTTTTCCAGAATACTGGAAACCTTATATGGCTCAATTTAATGAGCAATGGTATAATTCTGAAGACGAAGCAGATCAAAAAATTATGACTGCAGTGTCACCAGCATTGCATGTAGATAAGATTACAAAACCATTATTTGTAATTCAAGGTGCTAATGATCCTAGAGTAAATATAGATGAGTCTGACCAAGTTGTAAAAAGTATGAGAGCAAGAAATATAGAAGTGCCTTATATGGTAAAATACGATGAAGGACATGGTTTTTCTCATGAAGAAAATAAAGTAGAATTGTATAAAGCCATGCTCGGTTTCTTTGCACAACATTTAAAATAG
- a CDS encoding LytR/AlgR family response regulator transcription factor has protein sequence MKTLKAVIVEDSRLARNELKELLKAHKEIELIGEAENVDDGFELITKTQPDLLFLDINMPEKDGFELLEMLDEVPITIFTTAFDEFAIKSFEYNAFDYLLKPISQKRFSSSISKVLEKENAVPVINEKQEGLSLDKQIFIKDGEKCWLVKIKDISLFEIVGNYTRVFFDANKPLIYKSLAQIEEKLPSDVFFRANRQQIININHVNKVVSWFNGKLKIEMNSGEEVEISRRQSYIFKDQLSF, from the coding sequence ATGAAAACATTAAAGGCTGTAATTGTAGAAGATTCCCGTTTAGCTCGAAATGAGTTAAAAGAACTCTTAAAAGCACATAAGGAAATTGAACTTATCGGTGAGGCTGAAAATGTAGATGACGGTTTTGAGCTCATTACTAAAACACAACCTGACCTACTTTTTTTAGATATCAATATGCCTGAAAAAGATGGGTTTGAGCTCTTAGAAATGCTCGATGAGGTACCTATAACTATTTTTACAACGGCTTTTGATGAGTTTGCGATTAAGTCTTTTGAATACAATGCTTTTGACTATTTATTGAAACCCATAAGTCAAAAACGTTTTTCTAGTTCCATATCTAAAGTTCTTGAAAAAGAAAATGCTGTTCCCGTCATAAATGAAAAACAAGAAGGACTAAGCTTAGACAAGCAAATTTTTATAAAAGATGGAGAAAAATGCTGGTTGGTTAAAATTAAAGATATTTCATTGTTTGAAATTGTAGGCAACTATACAAGAGTCTTTTTTGATGCTAACAAACCTTTAATCTATAAATCACTCGCGCAAATTGAAGAAAAGTTACCTTCTGATGTGTTCTTTAGAGCCAACAGACAGCAGATTATAAATATAAATCATGTGAACAAAGTGGTGTCTTGGTTTAACGGAAAGCTAAAAATAGAAATGAATTCTGGAGAAGAAGTTGAAATCTCCAGAAGACAATCCTATATTTTTAAAGATCAATTGAGTTTTTAG
- a CDS encoding tetratricopeptide repeat protein → MNRFLFILLLSSFCFSQTSIDNAEAFIAKKEFVKAQSEMTAFLRSNPNDLKAIELLGDAYGHQKKWDEAIEQYQVLKQKRPQNANYHYKYGGALGMKALSISKIRALTIIGDVKDSFHKAAQLDSNHIDARWALVELYVSLPGIVGGSFSKALNYAEQLEELSKVDGYLAKGYVYEYDDEPELAEKYYRLAIKIGGSVTCYDKLTEFYEGQEQPEKAIGNIEEAKDKHQRNAMHYQIGKVCADYNIQLDKGEAMLKVYIENHSAQDGVPKEWAYYRLAQIYRHRNNSKEALVWIDKAIAGLPDIDVFHEFKATL, encoded by the coding sequence ATGAATAGATTTTTGTTTATTTTGTTACTATCATCATTCTGTTTTTCTCAAACCTCAATAGATAATGCTGAAGCATTTATTGCTAAAAAGGAATTTGTGAAAGCACAATCCGAGATGACAGCATTTTTAAGGTCTAATCCCAATGATTTAAAAGCTATCGAACTTTTAGGTGATGCCTATGGACATCAGAAAAAATGGGATGAAGCTATAGAGCAATATCAGGTTTTAAAACAAAAACGACCACAAAACGCTAATTACCATTACAAATATGGTGGTGCTTTAGGAATGAAAGCGTTGAGTATTAGTAAAATTAGAGCACTTACCATTATTGGAGATGTAAAAGATTCATTTCATAAAGCAGCACAGTTAGATTCCAATCATATTGATGCACGTTGGGCTTTGGTAGAATTGTATGTGTCGCTTCCAGGTATTGTGGGTGGTAGTTTTTCTAAGGCTTTAAACTATGCCGAGCAATTAGAAGAATTATCTAAAGTAGATGGCTATTTAGCAAAAGGCTATGTTTACGAGTATGATGACGAACCAGAACTGGCTGAAAAGTATTACCGATTAGCAATAAAAATTGGAGGTTCTGTAACCTGCTACGATAAGTTAACGGAATTTTACGAAGGACAAGAACAGCCCGAAAAAGCGATAGGAAATATTGAAGAAGCTAAGGATAAACACCAGCGTAATGCGATGCATTATCAGATAGGTAAAGTTTGTGCCGATTATAATATTCAGTTAGATAAAGGCGAAGCCATGTTGAAAGTTTACATAGAGAATCATTCTGCTCAAGATGGGGTTCCCAAAGAATGGGCATATTATCGTTTGGCGCAAATTTATAGGCATCGGAATAATTCTAAAGAAGCGTTAGTTTGGATTGATAAGGCGATTGCAGGATTGCCAGATATTGATGTGTTTCATGAATTTAAAGCGACGCTATAG